A window of bacterium contains these coding sequences:
- the yajC gene encoding preprotein translocase subunit YajC, which translates to MILKFALITLLLGQAPPQADPGKTQPPAAQVQSGSATQSQPQAEPQKTTQPQAGQQQQGQQKPGSPWLTWVLLLGILVVFYLIMFIPQRRRQKKHKEMLNALQRGDMVMTSSGIHGTIVKVKEETIIIKSGDKTELEIDKSAISGKK; encoded by the coding sequence ATGATTCTTAAATTTGCATTAATAACGCTACTTCTGGGTCAGGCTCCACCCCAGGCCGATCCTGGAAAAACACAACCGCCGGCAGCCCAGGTTCAAAGCGGTTCTGCAACTCAATCTCAACCGCAGGCCGAACCTCAAAAGACTACACAGCCTCAGGCCGGACAGCAGCAGCAGGGCCAGCAAAAGCCCGGCTCACCATGGCTAACATGGGTATTGCTTCTGGGAATCCTTGTGGTCTTCTACCTGATAATGTTTATCCCTCAACGCAGACGCCAGAAAAAACACAAGGAGATGCTCAATGCGCTCCAGCGCGGAGATATGGTAATGACCTCAAGCGGCATACATGGAACCATTGTGAAAGTCAAGGAAGAAACAATCATCATTAAATCCGGCGACAAAACAGAACTGGAAATAGACAAATCCGCCATCTCCGGAAAAAAATAA
- a CDS encoding GNAT family N-acetyltransferase, giving the protein MSGVKIRPLRLDEYEEIVSLWHKAGLPIKENGRESRQALLEQMKNDPEFFIGAEIDGRLAGVIIASSDGRKGCLNRVAVDPEFRGRGVAAALTLAAENVLHQKGIKVIGLLIHRSNLASRALAKKLGYVEHEDIVYLSKRDSEED; this is encoded by the coding sequence ATGTCAGGAGTAAAAATAAGACCACTAAGACTCGATGAGTATGAGGAAATAGTTAGTCTTTGGCACAAAGCCGGTCTTCCAATAAAGGAAAATGGACGCGAATCGCGTCAGGCCCTTCTAGAGCAAATGAAAAATGACCCTGAATTCTTTATCGGAGCCGAGATAGACGGCAGGCTTGCTGGTGTTATCATTGCCTCAAGCGACGGACGCAAGGGCTGTCTCAACCGGGTAGCAGTCGATCCCGAGTTCAGGGGCAGAGGGGTTGCCGCCGCCCTCACCCTTGCCGCCGAAAACGTTCTGCACCAGAAGGGCATAAAGGTTATCGGCCTTTTGATTCATCGTTCAAACCTTGCAAGTCGCGCACTTGCGAAAAAGCTCGGCTACGTTGAGCACGAAGATATAGTCTATCTCTCAAAGCGTGATTCCGAGGAGGATTAG
- a CDS encoding methionyl-tRNA formyltransferase, with protein MKILYLGTAAIGIPLLRRCVSIGEVEGVITAPDKPQGRGLKLKPSPIKVEAENLGIEVFQPQDVNSESTVEWCKKKGADFLVLFAYGQILSAEILSISRWAINVHPSLLPRYRGAAPLERAIMSGETETGVTIIQMSEKVDAGGILIQESLPIEVDETCGELSEHVSRLVPFLVEKTITGLLEGTINPKPQSFEGVSNAPKIRNCERLINWENPSWMVHNLIRALSPSPLAFTTFRGRRIEIVHSRLADREGSGRPGALIHSRGSLLVQCGIGLVELTEVKPEGKRAMPASAFTNGYRPRKEEILGN; from the coding sequence CTGAAGATTCTCTATCTAGGCACCGCCGCCATCGGGATACCCCTTTTGCGGCGGTGTGTTTCGATTGGCGAAGTCGAGGGCGTTATTACGGCTCCAGATAAGCCGCAAGGAAGAGGACTCAAACTAAAACCCTCTCCTATCAAAGTGGAGGCAGAGAACTTAGGGATTGAAGTTTTCCAGCCCCAGGATGTTAACTCAGAATCCACGGTAGAATGGTGCAAAAAAAAGGGCGCCGATTTCTTAGTACTTTTCGCTTACGGCCAGATACTCTCTGCGGAGATTCTGAGCATCTCTCGCTGGGCAATAAACGTACATCCCTCACTTCTTCCACGTTACAGGGGAGCCGCACCCCTTGAGCGTGCGATAATGTCAGGCGAAACCGAAACAGGTGTAACAATCATCCAGATGTCTGAAAAAGTTGATGCGGGCGGAATCTTAATCCAGGAGAGTCTTCCGATAGAAGTTGACGAAACCTGCGGAGAGTTATCGGAACACGTATCTCGATTGGTTCCTTTTCTTGTCGAAAAAACAATCACCGGTCTGCTCGAAGGGACCATAAATCCGAAACCTCAATCCTTCGAAGGTGTTTCTAATGCTCCTAAAATACGTAATTGTGAACGCTTAATCAACTGGGAGAACCCCTCATGGATGGTTCATAACCTTATACGAGCGCTTTCTCCTTCGCCTCTGGCTTTTACAACTTTCAGGGGAAGGAGGATCGAAATAGTGCATTCAAGATTGGCTGATAGAGAGGGATCCGGCAGACCTGGAGCACTCATTCATTCTCGGGGAAGCCTGCTGGTTCAGTGCGGGATTGGACTCGTGGAGTTAACCGAGGTCAAACCTGAAGGAAAAAGGGCAATGCCTGCCTCAGCTTTTACTAACGGCTATCGTCCCCGCAAAGAAGAGATACTTGGTAATTGA